A single Lolium perenne isolate Kyuss_39 chromosome 6, Kyuss_2.0, whole genome shotgun sequence DNA region contains:
- the LOC127307497 gene encoding polyadenylate-binding protein-interacting protein 11, with the protein MVAVEVAKAPAEGPIQAAEPEVRADTAVAVAEEEKEYKSDMKKLEELMSKLNPCAKEFVPSSRRAAPAPVPVPGAGLSADAPVFVSAADLFGAGRDSSSDGSSNGAGQPQNRRRRNGSFNQGRRRMGARTRQSDREDSVRRTVYVSDIDQQVTEQKLAEVFSNCGQVVDCRICGDPHSVLRFAFIEFADDAGARAALTLGGTMLGYYPVRVLPSKTAILPVNPKFLPQTEDEKEMVSRTVYCTNIDKKVTEDDVKIFFQRLCGKVSRLRLLGDYVHSTCIAFVEFTQAESAILALNFSGMVLGSLPVRVSPSKTPVRPRSPGAMWN; encoded by the exons ATGGTGGCCGTGGAGGTGGCGAAGGCGCCGGCGGAGGGCCCGATCCAAgcggcggagccggaggtgaGGGCTGACACGgcggtggccgtggcggaggaggagaaggagtacAAGAGCGACATGAAGAAGCTAGAGGAGCTCATGTCCAAGCTCAACCCCTGCGCCAAGGAGTTCGTGCCGTCGTCACGCcgcgcggcgccggcgccggtgccCGTGCCGGGGGCAGGGCTGTCTGCCGATGCGCCCGTGTTCGTGTCCGCAGCCGATCTCTTCGGCGCCGGGAGGGACTCCAGCAGCGACGGATCCAGCAACGGCGCCGGCCAGCCGCAGAATCGACGG AGAAGGAACGGCTCCTTCAACCAGGGGAGGAGAAGGATGGGAGCCCGGACACGGCAATCTGATAGGGAGGATAGTGTGCGGCGGACTGTTTATGTCTCTGACATTGATCAGCAG GTGACTGAACAGAAGCTGGCTGAGGTGTTCTCTAACTGTGGACAA GTGGTAGATTGCCGTATCTGTGGTGATCCCCATTCAGTCTTGCGTTTTGCCTTTATTGAGTTTGCTGATGATG CTGGTGCAAGGGCAGCACTAACACTTGGGGGAACCATGCTTGGTTACTATCCTGTTAGAGTTTTACCATCTAAAACAGCGATTTTACCAGTGAACCCTAAGTTCCTTCCTCAG ACGGAAGATGAGAAAGAAATGGTCTCAAGGACTGTATATTGTACTAACATAGATAAGAAG GTTACGGAAGATGATGTAAAGATTTTTTTTCAGCGGCTCTGTGGAAAG GTTTCTCGGCTGAGGCTCCTTGGTGATTATGTACACTCCACATGCATTGCGTTTGTTGAGTTTACTCAA GCAGAAAGTGCAATTCTGGCCCTGAACTTCAGTGGTATGGTCCTTGGCTCGCTCCCAGTTAG GGTGAGCCCTTCAAAGACACCAGTGCGTCCGCGTTCGCCCGGTGCAATGTGGAACTGA